The DNA window CTCCATCCGCATCGGCTGACCCAGCCCCTGCGGAGTGCCCGCCGAGTCGCGGATGACACCAGCCACGTAGAGGGTGCTCTCTCCGCCGTCCTGAACCACCATGGCCGCCCGCGCCCCGTCCTGAGCGATCCGCAGCGAGGTGATGGAGCGACCCTCCAGCCAGTCGGCGCTGATCTCCGCGCTGAGCGGATCCAGCGACTCGTCATAGGCCTCAGCATGGATGGTGGCGCCGTCGTCGGTGTTGTCCGCGACCCAGGTCCAACCGTAGTTGTCCATCGAGGGCCGTGTGAGCTCCTCTCCGGAGAGCACCTGGTCCGGCTCGCGGCCGGGCCTGATGTGGTACAGCTGCTCAGCGTCGCCGTCGAGCACCGCCATGGAGTCCGGATCCGTGTTGGCCACTGCCGGCTCGCGCGGCTCGATCTCCGAGAGGTCCGGCAGGTCGGGGACGGTCATATCGCTGGTGCCTTGGGCGCGGACCAGCTCATCACCGCGCAGACCGATCGGCGTGTCCCGCACCTCGACGTCATCACCGGCCATGATCTCGAGCTCCTCGAGCTCCTCCTCCGGTTCCTCCAGCTCCCGGTGGTCCACGGTGATCTGAACGTCGTTGACGCTGTTGAGCCCGCCCAGGGCCAGCGAGAGCTGATGGTCCATGAGCTGCTGCTCCTCCGCGGAGGCGCTGCTGATGGGACCGGAGGTGAAGTCCACGACGGCGGTCCGGCCCTCCACCGGGACCGAAGAGAGCTGCAGCTCCGTCCCCTCCGGGAAGGCAGAGGTGACTGCGGGCTCCAGGTAGGGCGCCGGCCCGTCGAGCAGAGCTTCGACGATCGTGGCGGGAATGCGCCCGGGCATGTTGACGAACCACCGCTCATCCGGAACCGCGTAGGTCTGAGCGGAGTTGTAGAAGTAGAGCGTATGGGGCTGGTAGACCTGCTGGAACTCCGGGACTGCCAGGAACTTGCCCTCCGGCGCGTCCGAGATCCGCCACTCCCCCTCATACTGCTCCACGGTGAAGTCCACGGCCTCGGAGGTGTTCGGCGGAACCATGGTGCGGATGCCGTCGGCGTCGATCACCGACTCCACCGGGAACTGCACCGAATAGGAGTCCTCCCCCTCGGGCAGGATCTCGGGAGTGGAGGAGTAGACCACCGTCCGCTCCCCCGGCGACCATTCCCGGGCGGCAGCCGGAGTCAGGTACTCGCGGGCCACGGCATAGTCGTCCTGAGGTCCGACGCCGGCCTGGAGGAAGTCATCGATGAGCTGGCCCGGGTCGCTGCCCGGGACCGGCCCCTGGGCCTCCAACAGGTAGGAGCTGCCGTCGCCGGTGTCAGGGTCCGAGGTGCCCACCGGGCCGTCGGTGGGGATCATCGGGGCGCAGCCGCTGATCATCAGGGCAGCAGCGGTGCCCACGCCCAGCAGGACGCGGCGGGCGGGCCAGCTGCGCGCCTCAGGGGTGCTGCGGCTCATTCCTCTCCCTCCTTCGGCTGATAGAGCGACTGCTCGCTGATCCTGTCATGGCTGTCATCCCGCTCCACGGACTTCTGCGGAGGCAGCGGGGAGGAGATCACCATGCGGTCCTCAGCGCTGTAGGTGGGCGGCAGCGCCAGCGGCGCAGCCCGATAGGGCGCGTCCTGCCGGCGAGGCAGCACCAACCGAAAGCAGGCGCCCTGGCCCTTCTGTCCCCAAGCGTCCAGGGAACCCTGGTGCAGCCGCGTGTCCTCGGTGGCGATGGCCAGGCCGAGCCCGGATCCGCCGGTGGTGCGGGCTCGTGCTGGGTCCGCTCGCCAGAAGCGGTCGAAGACATGGGCCACCTCATGGGGAGACATCCCGATGCCGTGGTCGCGCACCCCCACCCCGACAGCGGTGGGGCTGGAGGCGATGACCAGGTCCACCGGGCGGCCCTCGGCGTGTTCGATGGCGTTGTTGACCAGGTTCCGCAGAATCCGATCGATGCGGCGCGGGTCGATCTCGGCGACGAACCCGTCCCCCTGGACCACCAGGGAGAGGGTCACATCGTTGGATTCGGCCAGCGGCTGGGCGGTGCGCAGCACCTCTTCGGCCAGTCCGCGCACATCCACCTGAGCCAGGGACAGTTCGGCGGCGCCGGCGTCGAAGCGCGACATCTCCAGCAGGTCGGCCAGCAGAGCCTCGAAGCGCTCCACCTGGTGGTGCAGCAGCTCGGCGGTGCGCTGATTGACCGGGTCGAAGTCGTCGCGGGCCTCGTGCAGCATCGTCGACGCCATGCGCACTGTGGTCAGCGGAGTGCGCAGCTCATGGGAGACGTCGGAGACGAACCGCTGCTGCATCTTCGACAGGTTGGCCAGCTGGGTGATCTGATCCTGCAGGTTGGAGGCCATGCGGTTGAACGAGATGCCCAGGCGGGCGATCTCGTCCTCACCGCGGACCACCAGGCGCTGGTCCAGCTGACCGGAGGCGATCCGTTCGGAGACTTCGGCGGCCTGGGAAATCGGTGCGACCACCGAACGCGTCACCCAGGCGGCGATGGCCATGTTCATCAGCAGCACGGCCACAGCGGCGAGGAACAGGATCCGCAGGACGAAGTTCAGCGTCTCCTGCACCGGGGAGAAGTCGTAGACGAAATAGACCGCGTAGGCATGGCCCGGAGGCAGCTGGACCTGGGTGCCGAAGGCCACGCCGGGGACGACATGGCCGCCCTCACGTTCGATGCCCACCGACTGCCAATACTGCCCAGAACCCTCGGCCACCGTGTCCACCAGCTCCTGGGAGATCACCTCATCCGGATTGTCCAGCGAAGTACGCGGATTGGCGTAGAGGTTCTCCTCCTCGGTCAGCGGAGTGAACACGAAGTCGCGCTGGACCTGGGCGACCGAGCCTTCCATCCCCTCCATCGTGTCCCGAACCAGCGTCTCGGTGCTCGTTCGGTCAGTGGTGGAGGCTCCGGCGAAGGCGTTGCGGATGTAGTCGAGGTCCTGGGTGGCCTCGATCTCGACCTGATCGAACCGCTCCTGGAAGAGGCCGGTGGTGATCTGCTGAGTCAGGAAGGCGGCCACCAGCAAGGTCCCCACCGTGGTGAGCACACCGGTGAAGGCGACCGCACGGAAGAGCAGGGAGCGGGACCAGACCCGAGGAATCCGGCGCAGCCACCGAGCCGTCCGGACGACAGGCCCCGGCCCGGGGCCGGCCTCCTCGCCGGTTTCGGGCTCACGGCCCACCTCGCCGCCGGACTCCTCAGTGCCCAGCAGCGGCGCCCGCACCGCGGGAATGGGGCCCGTGGTGGTGGCCACCGCCCGAGAGCTGGCGGCGCCGTCGCGTTCTGTCTCAGAGATGGCTAGCCCTGCCCTCCGGCCTTATAGCCGACGCCGCGGACCGTCTGGACGATCTCCGGGTTCTCCGGATCCTTCTCCACCTTGGAGCGCAGGCGCTGGACATGGACGTTCACCAGTCGGGTGTCGGCCTGATGCCGGTATCCCCACACCTCTTCGAGGAGCATCTCGCGGTTCCAGACCTGCCAGGGCTTCTTGGCCAGTGCGGTCAGCAGGTCGAACTCCAAGGGGGTCAGAGGGATCTTGGTCTCCCCGCGACGGACCTCGTGTCCGGAGACGTCGATGGTCAGATCACCGATCTGCAGCTTCTCGTTCTCCGGGCGGCCCGCCGCACCCTCGGAGGGACGCAGGCGGGCGCGCACACGGGCCACCAGCTCAGCCGGCTTGAAGGGCTTGGGCACATAGTCGTCGGCGCCGGCCTCCAGACCCCGGACCACATCGGCGGTGTCCGACTTGGCGGTCAGCATGATGATGGGAGTGTCAGCCTCATCGCGGATCTCCCGGCAGACTTCGATCCCGTCCTTGCCCGGCAGCATGAGGTCGAGCAGGACCACATCCGGCTTGGCCGAGCGGAAAGCTTCCAGAGCGGCGTCACCGGTCGCGCAGAACGTCGGTTCGAAACCATCGTTGCGCAGGACGATGCCGATCATCTCGGAGAGGGCCTCATCGTCGTCGACGACCAGAATCTGGGCTTTCATCAACTCTCCTGTTCCTCCACGGGTGCGGGCCCTCCACAGAATATATGAGAGTTGTAGAGTTGCACGGGTACGGGCGCACGGCAACAGCATTGGAGGCCCTATGACAGCAGCGGGTCAGCCTCTCTACCCCGGCGGGCGGCCGGGGACCACTGCGGCATCCCCCGGTTCGGTCTATCCGATCCGGCGGATGCAGCTCAATGACGTCTTCGGGGCCGGCTTCCGCATGCTGCGTCACTCCCCCAAGACCATGCTGGGCATCCCGCTGGCCGCCGCGCTGCTGAGCTACCTCCTCAGCCTCCTGCTCTTCCTCGTCCCCGGCAGCGACGGTATGACCCGGATGTTCCTGGATCCGATGGCCATGGAGGATCCGGAGCTGATGATGGACACCGTCGCAGCCGGTGAGTTCGTCATCCTCTCCCTGGTGACTGCTGTGCTGAGCCAGGCGCTGATCCTGATCGCAGGGGCCGCGGTGGCACTGCCCACGCTGCGCGCCGCCTACGGCTTCCGCACCGGATTCGGTCAGGCGCTGAGCCTGCGGGCCCGCCGGTTCCTGCCGCTGCTGGTCCACTACGTGGTGGTCTCCGTGCTCGGCCTCATCGCTCTGTTCCTCGTGGTCATGGCCTTGGCGCTCTTCTTCGGGTTCGTGGCCGCCGACACCCCTGCCCTCGGGGTGATCGTGGGACTTCTGGCCCTGCCGGTGCTCCTGTTCGCCATGCTGTGGGTGACCACCGCGCTGCTCTACGCCCCGGTGACCATCATGGTCGAGGACAAAGGCCCCGTCGCCGCCATCGGCCGCTCCTTCAGCCTGAACAGGGGCATGTGGTGGCCGAACATGGGCACTGTCCTGCTGCTGGGCCTGATGCTCATCGCCCTGGCCATGATCATCTCCGTGCCTTCGATGCTGCTGATGGGCCTCGGCGGCGCCTTCGCCTTCGGTGCCGAGGATCCCGCCTCAGGAGGCACCACCAGTCTTGTGGTCTTCGCGATCTCAAGCCTCCTCGACTCTGTGATGACGGCCCTGATGATGGCCCTGTGGGGCGGCATCGTCGCCACGATGTACCTGAACTGCCGATTCCGTCAGGAGGCCGCTGACGTGGCCCTGCTCGGCGCGGCTCCGCACTCGCCCGACGACGGCAGGATCATCCCAGCCTCAGTGGAGCACCTGGGCCGCCTCCAGCCTGCCGCAGGTCAGTCGGGGCCGTATGCCCCGAGCCCATACCAGCAGGGGTCCTACCAGCCGGGGTCCTACCAGCCGGACCCGGGCCAGGCTCCGTATCAGCCGGGCCCTGCTCAGCCACCCTCTGGGCAGAATCCCTACGGACAGAACCCGTACAGCCAGCCGCCGCAGGCTCAGCCGCCCTACGGCCAGAATCCGTACGGCCAGAACCCATACGGACAGAGCCCCTATGGGCAGAATCCCTACGGTCGGCCCGACGGCGGCGATGACGACGGCGGACATGACGACTTCGGCCGCCCGAGGTGATCGATGGGCTCGCCTCCTCTGGAACCCTCCCGCGATGAGGCTCAGGAGCTCCTGCGCGAAGAGCTCGCCGACCCCGAATACCAGCGGGCCTTCACGGGTCCGCTGCGGGATGCGATCGACGCCGTCCTGGCCTGGCTCGGTGACCGTGCGCTGAGCATCGGAGGCGTCCAGATCCCCTACGGGCCGCTGGTGCTCGTGGCGCTGCTGGCGGCGGCCATCGTGCTCTGCATCCTGTTGGTGAGGCCTCGCCTGCAGCGCGCCGGAGGCGTCGCGGACGAGCTGCTCAACGCGGAGACCGGTCTGAGTGCTGAGGATCTGCGGGGCCGTGCCGGAGCACACCTCGGAGCCGAGAGGTTCGACGACGCCTTCCGGGATCTCTTCCGCGCCGTGGTCCGTTCAGCCGAGGAACGGGACCTGCTCTCCGAGCAGGCCGGGCGCACCGCCTCCGAGGCGGCCCGCGCCGTCGGCGGTCTCTTCCCCGAACAGGCTGAGGCGTTGCATCGCTGCGGTGAGCTCTTCAATCTCTCCCACTACGGCGGCCGGCCTCTGTCCGCCCAGGACATGGAGCAGCTGCGCCAGCTGGAGGAGACGCTGCGCCGGACCGAGCCCAGCCTCAGCCACGGCGCAGCCCACCGTGCGGCCCGGCTGGTGGTGCCCGAATGAGCGCAGCCGACCAGCCCGCTCAGACGAGCACCGTCCGCGGCACTCTCGATGCTCTGGTTCAAACGCTGAAGCGGTGGCAGTTCTGGCTGCTCCTGCTGGTCTTCGGAGCGATCGTCACCCTCGCGGTCCAACTGATCAGCACTGAGGACACCGAACGCTACGGCCTCGAGAACACAGCTCTGGACGGCTACGCCGCGCTGGCCCGCACTCTGGAGGATCAGGGGGTCGAACTGCATCGCACCTATTCGGGCGCAGAGGCTGCCGCACAGCTGGAGGAGACTCCGGAGGCCGCCGTCGTCGTGCTGCACTCCTCGCTGCACCAGCCCAGCGATGACACAGTCGAAGAGCTGACCGAGCATGCCCAGGGGCATCCGGTGATCTGGATCAGCCCGGACGCCATGCTGCTGGCTCAGCTGGGCGACGAGCAGGCTCAGGTGCTGCCCATCAGCGAGGACCCGCAGGCGACCAGCAGCCAGACCATGCTGTTGGAGGCCGGAGAGGACTGCGCGATCGAGGCCGCGCAGAGCGCCGAGTCCCTGGAGACCACCGGGGAGGTCTTCCGCACCGATCTGAGCCGGGGCGGCAGCTGCTTCCCGCTGAGCCCGCAGCATCCAGATGCCGGATCGGCCCTGGTCGAGACCGAGCAGGGGATCCTCTTCGGAGCCCCTGATGCCTTCACCAACCGGGAGATCGTGACGCAGGGCCATGCCGCTCTGGCACTGCAGATGCTGGGTCAGCGCGAGGATCTGGTCTGGTACACCCCGTCCGGTGCCGACGCCGCCGGTGACGGACAGTGGGCCTCCCCCACGGAGCTGCTGCCTGACTGGGCCATCCCGCTGACTGTCTGGCTGCTGATCTGCGGCCTTCTGCTGATGCTGGTCCAGGGACGGCGGCACGGTCCAGTCATCGTCGAGCCTCTGCCGGTGGAGGTTCCGGCCTCCGAGGCGGCTGAGGGACGCGCCCGGATGTACCAGAACGCCGATGCGGTCCACGCCTCGGCCCGTGCGCTGCGTGCCGCGGCTCTGCTGCGCCTGGCGAGGACGCTGCGGCTGGGTCCGTCCCCCGCGGAGGCGGTCATCACAGAGGCCGCCGCCCGACACACCGGGCGCTCCGTCCACGAGACCCGGCAGCTCTTCGACATCACCCATATCCGCAGGAACACCGACCTTGTACGATTCGGGCAGCAGCTCGCCGACTTCGAGGACGACCTCCTGAAGCGGCTCGGCCATGCGCCCAGGGAAAGGAACTGAATGACCGCCGAATCCCCTCAGCCGGTCCCGCAGCAGAGCACAGCGGGAGCGCCTCCCGCCCGCACCGCATCCGTGGACTACGCCGCACCGGCGGACCATGCTGCACCGGTGGACCACGCCGCGCTGCGCGACACCTTCCACCGTGTCCGCCAGGAGGTCTCGAAGGCGGTGGTCGGACAGGACGGCGCCGTCACCGGTGTTCTGATCGGCCTTCTGACCCGCGGCCATGTGCTGCTCGAAGGCGTCCCCGGGGTGGCCAAGACGCTGCTGGTGCGCAGCATCTCCGCGGCACTGAGCCTGGACGCCAAACGAGTCCAGTTCACCCCGGACCTGATGCCAGGCGACGTGACCGGCTCGCTGGTCTATGACTCCTCCACCGGAGACTTCTCCTTCCGCGAAGGTCCGCTGTTCACCCATCTGATGCTGGCCGACGAGATCAACCGCACCCCACCCAAGACCCAGGCCTCACTGTTGGAAGCCATGGAGGAGCGGCAGGTCAGCGTGGACGGCGTCGGCCGCCAGCTCCCGGAGCCCTTTCTGGTGGCCGCTACGCAGAACCCCACCGAATATGAGGGCACCTACCCGCTGCCCGAGGCGCAGCTGGACCGCTTCCTGCTCAAGGTCAACCTGGCCCTGCCCGAGCGCGGCGAGGAGATCGAGGTCATCCGTCGCCATGCCGCCGGGTTCAACCCGTCGTCCCTGGCCGACGCCGGCATCCGACCCATCGCCGGTGCCGAGCACGTCCTGGCCGCCCGTCAGGCGGTCTGGCAGACCACAGTGGCGCCGGAGGTCATCGCCTACATCGTGGACATCGCCCGAGCCACCCGCCAGGCTCCGAGCTTCCAGCTGGGCGTCTCCCCGCGAGGCGCCACCGCTCTGATGAATGCCTCCAAAGCCTGGGCCTGGCTCTCAGGACGAGACTTCGTGACCCCCGACGACGTCAAAGCCCTCGCCCTGCCCGCACTGCGCCACCGCGTCTCCCTCTCCCCGGAGGCTTCGATGGACGGAGTCAGCGTGGACGACCTGCTCCGGGGCATCCTGACCACCGTCCCCGTGCCCCGCTGATCACGCCCCATGGTCCTGACCCGCAGACTGCTGTACACGGCGCTGGCGCTGAGCGCCGTCGTCGTGCTGGTTCCGCGCGCCGCCACGATCTGGCTGTGCCTGCTGGGACTGGCGCTGCTGGCGCTGACCGACCTCCTGCTCGCGGGTTCCCCACGAGCGGTGCGGGTGGAACGCATCCCCACCGAAGCGGTCCGGCTGGAGCACGCGGCCGCAGCGGAGACCGTTCTGCACAACACGGGGTCCCGGCGGCTGCGCGGGTCGGTCAAAGACGGATGGCAGCCCACAGCCGGTGCGGCGGAACCCATCCATGCCGCAGACATCCCCGGCGGCTCGGAGCAGCGGATCCGCACTGCTCTGATGCCGCAGCGTCGCGGCGAGCTGAGCAGCCGGCACGTGGCGATCCGTTCGGTGGGGCCGCTGGGGATGGCCGGGCGTCAGGTCACCCACGAGGTGGCCCACACTCTGCGTGTGCTGCCGCCGTTCCGGTCCCGGAAGCATCTGCCCTCCAAGCTGCAGCGGCTGCGTGAGCTGGACGGACAGACCGCTGTGCAGCTGCGCGGCGCCGGCACCGAGTTCGACTCGCTGCGCGACTATGTGCGCGGTGACGACATCCGTTCCATCGACTGGCGAGCCACGGCTCGCAAACGCGGCACCGCCGGCCACACCGGTCATGGCTCCGACCTGGTCGTGCGGACCTGGCGGCCCGAACGCGACCGGCGTGTGGTGCTGTGTCTGGACTCCTCCCGGACCTCCGCGGCGCGGGTGGAGGACGAACCGCGCCTGGACACCGGCATGGAGGCCGCCCTGCTGCTGGGTGTGCTCGCCGACGGGGCCGGCGACCGAGTGGACTTCTTCAGCTTCGACCGCACCACCGGTCCACGCGTGCGCTCCACCGCCGGGGCTCTGCTGAACCAGATGGTCAACGCCATGTCAGGGATCCAGCCCGAACTGGTGGAGGCCGACTATTCGCGCCTTCCCGCCCATGTGAAGGCCCTGACCTCCCAACGCTCTCTGGTGGTGATGCTCACCTCTCTGGATTCCGGCGCCCTGGAGGAGGGGCTGCTTCCGGTGCTGCCGGCGCTGACCGAGAAGCACCTGGTGCTCGTGGCCTCCGTCCGGGACCCGGACCTGGACCGGCGAGCCGCGGCGCGCGGCACTGTGGAGGACACCTACCGGGCCGCCGCGGCAGAACGCTCGCTCATCGAGCGGGAGGCGATGAAGACTCAGCTGGGATCGCTCGGGGTCGAAGTGGTGGATGCCGCGCCCCATGACCTGCCGCCCCAGCTGGCTGATGCCTACATCCGCCTCAAGGCCACCGGACGTCTCTGATCAGGCGCTGAGACGCCTTCATCCGCTCAACCTTCAACGGCCGTTCGCGGCCTGCCCGCCTGCTCGTCACCTCCCTGCGATGACCTGAGCACTGTTGATCCGGACGCCGCGGATCCGCAGATCACCCAGCTGTCCTACTACCAGCACGGCGAGGCGCGGGCCGTCGAGCCCGACAGCAGCAACACGGCACCCGACGGACGGCCCCAGGCGGCCTACTTCCACACCTGGCCGCTGAACCACACCGTCTGGCTCAGCAGCACCCAAGGCGGGGAGCAGCCTCTGATCGGCTGGCAGGACCTCACGGACGAGGCTCGGCACGCCCTCAACGAGGGCGACTTCGGCGCGGGCAACGTGGGCTTCAACGACCATCTCTTCGAATCTTACCTCGCGCGGGCCTGGGAAGGCCGCGGGCACGAGGACGACGTCTGAGCGGGTTCCGTCCAGAGGTGCCACGGCGTCTTCATCGGTGGCACGGCGTCGGCGCCCCTGTGATCCGGGCGATAGCCCTCTGAAACCGGAAGCCCGGCTGTGAGAACCTGGAGGGTATGAAGGTTCTAGCAGCGATGTCCGGCGGCGTGGACTCTGCCGTCGCAGCAGCCCGCGCCGTGGACGCCGGCCACGAGGTGGTGGGCGTGCACCTGGCGCTCTCGCGCATGCCCGGAACCCTGCGGACCGGCTCACGCGGATGCTGCACCATCGAGGACTCCTCGGACGCCTGGCGCGCCTGCGAGAAGCTGGGCATCCCCTTCTACGTGTGGGACTTCTCGGAACGCTTCAAAGCCGATGTGGTCGATGACTTCATCGCCGAGTATCAGGCCGGACGCACCCCGAATCCCTGCATGCGCTGCAACGAGAAGATCAAGTTCGAGGCGCTGCTGGACAAGGCCAT is part of the Nesterenkonia lacusekhoensis genome and encodes:
- a CDS encoding NPP1 family protein, translating into MSYYQHGEARAVEPDSSNTAPDGRPQAAYFHTWPLNHTVWLSSTQGGEQPLIGWQDLTDEARHALNEGDFGAGNVGFNDHLFESYLARAWEGRGHEDDV
- a CDS encoding DUF4350 domain-containing protein — encoded protein: MSAADQPAQTSTVRGTLDALVQTLKRWQFWLLLLVFGAIVTLAVQLISTEDTERYGLENTALDGYAALARTLEDQGVELHRTYSGAEAAAQLEETPEAAVVVLHSSLHQPSDDTVEELTEHAQGHPVIWISPDAMLLAQLGDEQAQVLPISEDPQATSSQTMLLEAGEDCAIEAAQSAESLETTGEVFRTDLSRGGSCFPLSPQHPDAGSALVETEQGILFGAPDAFTNREIVTQGHAALALQMLGQREDLVWYTPSGADAAGDGQWASPTELLPDWAIPLTVWLLICGLLLMLVQGRRHGPVIVEPLPVEVPASEAAEGRARMYQNADAVHASARALRAAALLRLARTLRLGPSPAEAVITEAAARHTGRSVHETRQLFDITHIRRNTDLVRFGQQLADFEDDLLKRLGHAPRERN
- the mtrB gene encoding MtrAB system histidine kinase MtrB produces the protein MATTTGPIPAVRAPLLGTEESGGEVGREPETGEEAGPGPGPVVRTARWLRRIPRVWSRSLLFRAVAFTGVLTTVGTLLVAAFLTQQITTGLFQERFDQVEIEATQDLDYIRNAFAGASTTDRTSTETLVRDTMEGMEGSVAQVQRDFVFTPLTEEENLYANPRTSLDNPDEVISQELVDTVAEGSGQYWQSVGIEREGGHVVPGVAFGTQVQLPPGHAYAVYFVYDFSPVQETLNFVLRILFLAAVAVLLMNMAIAAWVTRSVVAPISQAAEVSERIASGQLDQRLVVRGEDEIARLGISFNRMASNLQDQITQLANLSKMQQRFVSDVSHELRTPLTTVRMASTMLHEARDDFDPVNQRTAELLHHQVERFEALLADLLEMSRFDAGAAELSLAQVDVRGLAEEVLRTAQPLAESNDVTLSLVVQGDGFVAEIDPRRIDRILRNLVNNAIEHAEGRPVDLVIASSPTAVGVGVRDHGIGMSPHEVAHVFDRFWRADPARARTTGGSGLGLAIATEDTRLHQGSLDAWGQKGQGACFRLVLPRRQDAPYRAAPLALPPTYSAEDRMVISSPLPPQKSVERDDSHDRISEQSLYQPKEGEE
- a CDS encoding DUF4129 domain-containing protein; its protein translation is MGSPPLEPSRDEAQELLREELADPEYQRAFTGPLRDAIDAVLAWLGDRALSIGGVQIPYGPLVLVALLAAAIVLCILLVRPRLQRAGGVADELLNAETGLSAEDLRGRAGAHLGAERFDDAFRDLFRAVVRSAEERDLLSEQAGRTASEAARAVGGLFPEQAEALHRCGELFNLSHYGGRPLSAQDMEQLRQLEETLRRTEPSLSHGAAHRAARLVVPE
- a CDS encoding LpqB family beta-propeller domain-containing protein — translated: MSRSTPEARSWPARRVLLGVGTAAALMISGCAPMIPTDGPVGTSDPDTGDGSSYLLEAQGPVPGSDPGQLIDDFLQAGVGPQDDYAVAREYLTPAAAREWSPGERTVVYSSTPEILPEGEDSYSVQFPVESVIDADGIRTMVPPNTSEAVDFTVEQYEGEWRISDAPEGKFLAVPEFQQVYQPHTLYFYNSAQTYAVPDERWFVNMPGRIPATIVEALLDGPAPYLEPAVTSAFPEGTELQLSSVPVEGRTAVVDFTSGPISSASAEEQQLMDHQLSLALGGLNSVNDVQITVDHRELEEPEEELEELEIMAGDDVEVRDTPIGLRGDELVRAQGTSDMTVPDLPDLSEIEPREPAVANTDPDSMAVLDGDAEQLYHIRPGREPDQVLSGEELTRPSMDNYGWTWVADNTDDGATIHAEAYDESLDPLSAEISADWLEGRSITSLRIAQDGARAAMVVQDGGESTLYVAGVIRDSAGTPQGLGQPMRMETLDEIDEVRWGDDALVVWGAYDEDAEEPAAMQIELVRFSGTREELHGPILGLENVAAGEGQSQVWAEAQGAQQLPIGEQWQIQELEATDLAYPG
- a CDS encoding AAA family ATPase codes for the protein MTAESPQPVPQQSTAGAPPARTASVDYAAPADHAAPVDHAALRDTFHRVRQEVSKAVVGQDGAVTGVLIGLLTRGHVLLEGVPGVAKTLLVRSISAALSLDAKRVQFTPDLMPGDVTGSLVYDSSTGDFSFREGPLFTHLMLADEINRTPPKTQASLLEAMEERQVSVDGVGRQLPEPFLVAATQNPTEYEGTYPLPEAQLDRFLLKVNLALPERGEEIEVIRRHAAGFNPSSLADAGIRPIAGAEHVLAARQAVWQTTVAPEVIAYIVDIARATRQAPSFQLGVSPRGATALMNASKAWAWLSGRDFVTPDDVKALALPALRHRVSLSPEASMDGVSVDDLLRGILTTVPVPR
- the mtrA gene encoding MtrAB system response regulator MtrA — protein: MKAQILVVDDDEALSEMIGIVLRNDGFEPTFCATGDAALEAFRSAKPDVVLLDLMLPGKDGIEVCREIRDEADTPIIMLTAKSDTADVVRGLEAGADDYVPKPFKPAELVARVRARLRPSEGAAGRPENEKLQIGDLTIDVSGHEVRRGETKIPLTPLEFDLLTALAKKPWQVWNREMLLEEVWGYRHQADTRLVNVHVQRLRSKVEKDPENPEIVQTVRGVGYKAGGQG
- a CDS encoding DUF58 domain-containing protein, whose amino-acid sequence is MVLTRRLLYTALALSAVVVLVPRAATIWLCLLGLALLALTDLLLAGSPRAVRVERIPTEAVRLEHAAAAETVLHNTGSRRLRGSVKDGWQPTAGAAEPIHAADIPGGSEQRIRTALMPQRRGELSSRHVAIRSVGPLGMAGRQVTHEVAHTLRVLPPFRSRKHLPSKLQRLRELDGQTAVQLRGAGTEFDSLRDYVRGDDIRSIDWRATARKRGTAGHTGHGSDLVVRTWRPERDRRVVLCLDSSRTSAARVEDEPRLDTGMEAALLLGVLADGAGDRVDFFSFDRTTGPRVRSTAGALLNQMVNAMSGIQPELVEADYSRLPAHVKALTSQRSLVVMLTSLDSGALEEGLLPVLPALTEKHLVLVASVRDPDLDRRAAARGTVEDTYRAAAAERSLIEREAMKTQLGSLGVEVVDAAPHDLPPQLADAYIRLKATGRL